A window of Rubricoccus marinus contains these coding sequences:
- a CDS encoding alanine dehydrogenase, with protein sequence MELPSIQGLGSDVALLPLEKEQKVSTAQRRLRIGVPSEAPNQERRVALAPYAAGILVASGHEIRIESGAGEAAHFSDREYSDAGAEVVDGAGQIYGESDMVVKVFPPRPDEIAMMKERQVLVSAMHLGAISPDMLKRLMELRVTAIGFEFIAERDGTLPIVRMMHEISGSMAVQTAARLLESTAGGRGLMLGGISGVPPATVVILGAGVVGEWAARTALGFGAHVIVLDTDLSALRSIEHSLDRRVTTAMANPQYVRQAVRRADVVIGAMMGLGTRSPVLVTEETVAKMRDGAVIVDVVIDQGGCVETSRPTTADEPTFVQHGVIHHCVPNLPSAVARTATYALSNVLTPYMMEIGDAPSINDALWNSPSLQMGTYVYRGHLCKKSLATMFGMSHRGIELLIASGI encoded by the coding sequence ATGGAACTCCCCTCGATCCAGGGCCTCGGCTCTGATGTCGCGCTGCTCCCGTTGGAGAAAGAGCAGAAGGTCTCGACCGCGCAACGCCGGCTCCGGATCGGCGTGCCGAGCGAGGCGCCCAACCAGGAGCGCCGCGTCGCGCTGGCGCCGTACGCGGCGGGGATCCTCGTCGCCAGCGGCCATGAGATCCGCATCGAGAGCGGGGCGGGGGAGGCCGCGCACTTCTCGGACCGGGAGTACTCGGACGCGGGCGCTGAAGTCGTCGACGGAGCGGGGCAGATCTACGGCGAGTCCGACATGGTGGTCAAGGTGTTCCCGCCGCGCCCGGACGAGATCGCCATGATGAAGGAGCGCCAGGTGCTGGTGTCGGCCATGCACCTCGGCGCGATCTCGCCGGACATGCTGAAGCGGCTCATGGAGCTGCGCGTGACAGCCATCGGCTTCGAGTTCATCGCCGAGCGCGACGGCACGCTGCCCATCGTGCGGATGATGCATGAGATCTCGGGCTCGATGGCGGTGCAGACGGCCGCGCGCCTGTTGGAGAGCACCGCTGGCGGCCGAGGCCTGATGTTGGGCGGGATCTCGGGCGTGCCGCCCGCGACGGTCGTGATCCTGGGCGCCGGCGTCGTCGGCGAGTGGGCGGCGCGGACCGCGCTGGGCTTCGGCGCGCACGTGATCGTGCTGGACACGGACCTCTCGGCGCTCCGTTCCATCGAGCACAGCTTGGACCGCCGCGTGACGACGGCGATGGCCAACCCGCAGTACGTGCGTCAGGCCGTCCGCCGTGCCGACGTCGTCATCGGCGCGATGATGGGCCTCGGCACGCGCTCGCCGGTCCTCGTGACCGAGGAGACCGTGGCGAAGATGCGCGACGGGGCCGTGATCGTGGACGTGGTCATCGACCAGGGCGGATGCGTGGAGACCAGCCGGCCAACAACGGCCGACGAGCCGACGTTTGTCCAGCACGGCGTGATTCACCACTGCGTGCCCAACCTGCCGAGCGCCGTCGCGCGGACGGCCACCTACGCGCTCTCGAACGTGCTCACGCCGTACATGATGGAGATTGGCGACGCGCCGAGCATCAACGACGCGCTGTGGAACAGCCCCAGCCTCCAGATGGGCACGTACGTGTACCGCGGACACCTCTGCAAAAAGAGCCTCGCGACGATGTTCGGGATGTCCCACCGCGGCATCGAACTCCTCATCGCCAGCGGCATCTAG
- the alr gene encoding alanine racemase, producing the protein MIRADIDLGAIRHNARTLARLAAPAALLGVVKADAYGHGAEQVANVLVEEGVQQLAVATVGEAVQLREAGVTVPILVFAAPLAESLAAYARLELGVTVSSPEVAEAVVEAARVHGPLACHVKVDTGMHRLGFSPEAVPEALRYLAEAPGVSVDALWTHLATADGDLDYAREQLRAFSALVDRLGPLAPLTVHVANGPALIRLTHEVARPSTLIRAGGVLYGLSSSGDLAPEADAAGLKPAMRLSTRVVHLQTVEAGESVSYGRAWVAPEARRIATLAAGYADGVPRALSSSGHVGIGGRLYPIAGRVCMDMLMVDLGPPQASAPGTERPHGSGAIRVGDEAVLFGPGGPDILRQADAAGTISYDLTCGLAPRVARTWRDGAPGGP; encoded by the coding sequence GTGATCCGAGCCGACATCGACCTGGGCGCCATCCGCCACAACGCGCGTACGCTCGCCCGCCTCGCGGCGCCAGCGGCGCTCCTCGGCGTGGTCAAAGCCGACGCGTACGGTCACGGGGCAGAGCAGGTCGCGAACGTGCTGGTCGAGGAAGGCGTGCAGCAACTCGCCGTCGCCACGGTCGGCGAGGCCGTCCAGTTGCGCGAGGCGGGCGTGACCGTGCCCATCCTCGTTTTCGCCGCGCCTCTGGCGGAATCGCTCGCGGCGTACGCCCGCCTGGAGCTGGGCGTCACCGTCTCGTCGCCAGAGGTTGCCGAGGCCGTTGTCGAAGCCGCGCGCGTGCACGGGCCCCTGGCGTGCCACGTGAAGGTGGACACGGGGATGCACCGGCTGGGCTTCTCGCCAGAGGCCGTGCCCGAGGCGCTGCGGTACCTGGCAGAGGCGCCTGGCGTGTCGGTGGACGCGCTATGGACGCACCTCGCCACGGCCGACGGCGACCTGGACTACGCCCGCGAGCAACTCCGCGCGTTCAGCGCGCTCGTGGATCGCCTCGGGCCTCTGGCGCCGCTGACGGTCCACGTCGCAAATGGGCCGGCGCTGATCCGGTTGACGCATGAGGTTGCCCGACCTAGTACGCTGATCCGAGCCGGTGGCGTGCTCTACGGGCTCTCCTCCAGCGGCGACCTCGCGCCAGAGGCCGACGCCGCTGGCCTGAAGCCCGCCATGCGGCTCTCGACCCGGGTCGTCCACCTCCAGACCGTCGAGGCGGGGGAAAGCGTGAGCTACGGCCGCGCCTGGGTCGCGCCAGAGGCCCGGCGCATCGCCACGCTCGCCGCGGGCTACGCCGACGGCGTGCCGCGCGCGCTCTCATCTTCCGGGCACGTCGGCATCGGCGGGCGGCTGTATCCCATCGCGGGCCGGGTATGCATGGACATGCTGATGGTGGACCTCGGCCCGCCCCAGGCGTCCGCCCCGGGAACGGAGCGCCCACACGGTTCGGGCGCGATCCGTGTCGGCGACGAGGCCGTCCTGTTCGGTCCAGGCGGCCCCGACATCCTCCGCCAGGCCGACGCCGCAGGCACCATCTCCTACGACCTCACTTGCGGGCTCGCGCCGCGCGTCGCCCGAACGTGGCGAGACGGAGCCCCTGGCGGCCCGTAG
- a CDS encoding response regulator transcription factor produces the protein MATATPSEITILVVDDEEDVAEIISHFLREEGYNVLVAHDADEALAKAGPDVDCMVLDVMLPGMSGFEIAKRVRGRVETETIPILFLTAKTEESDMLEGLAAGGDTYLTKPVSPQVVLANIRAVLRRTGTEESKTLSVAGLTIYEDEYRATLGGDDLGLTLTEFELLRYLVRHPRKAFTRQQLLETIWKDAMMVTERTVDAHIKNLREKLGDFAKHIQTVRGVGYRFVEEASDEA, from the coding sequence ATGGCCACCGCCACTCCCTCCGAGATCACGATTCTCGTCGTAGACGACGAAGAAGACGTCGCCGAGATCATCTCCCACTTTCTCCGCGAGGAGGGCTACAACGTCCTCGTCGCCCATGACGCCGACGAGGCGCTCGCAAAAGCGGGCCCCGACGTTGACTGCATGGTGCTCGACGTGATGCTCCCAGGCATGAGCGGCTTCGAGATCGCCAAGCGCGTCCGCGGACGCGTAGAAACGGAAACCATCCCGATCCTCTTCCTGACGGCCAAGACCGAGGAGAGCGATATGCTCGAAGGCCTCGCCGCCGGTGGCGACACCTACCTGACCAAGCCGGTCAGCCCGCAGGTCGTCCTCGCGAACATCCGCGCCGTGCTACGCCGGACCGGGACCGAGGAGAGCAAAACGCTTAGCGTTGCCGGGCTCACGATCTACGAAGACGAGTACCGCGCCACTCTCGGTGGCGACGACCTCGGCCTCACGCTAACCGAGTTCGAGCTTCTTCGCTACCTCGTCCGTCACCCTCGCAAGGCGTTCACGCGCCAGCAGCTTCTGGAGACCATCTGGAAGGACGCGATGATGGTGACCGAGCGCACGGTCGACGCGCACATCAAGAACCTCCGCGAGAAGCTGGGCGACTTCGCCAAGCACATCCAGACCGTCCGCGGCGTTGGATACCGGTTCGTGGAGGAAGCATCGGACGAAGCGTGA